One genomic region from Haladaptatus caseinilyticus encodes:
- a CDS encoding asparagine synthase-related protein gives MPGVTGGTVSSRSLGEMFDAMDYEEWYETAELSAGDCRIGFVHHGERDSNGWTTWRDGKRVGVLHGVISNRAELGLSTAKIFERVLSNPDHTLPELSGPFLLVVADETSTIIATDKIGTRPCYYSTVHGFLFGSELKSLVTQLQDPRVDERAVSDMLHMGYVFGRKTLVSDIRSLRPASYLRHEASNVEMSRYWTPDFGVAPQQEYVEEAVRRYRRVVSNVADTIDGRAGVWLSGGLDSRTLAAALRDEIGSVQTFTYDNSATQEDRIGAERVAQSLELPNQFHDYSSTEFVEAIERGVDIMDGMLQWSFFVNLAPSLNSVSGQVDVLFEGSSQGEFFGDVMYRSYLTGKQPVDALTSLKSQLSPADVQNLLSVDVSPEQSLGRVVERSAQPRREHRTLDALWEIFADSHFRSNRLYRSQAGTRVPFADGEFMNHVAQMPYDRYRIGSIPGTRGKVPSAVAPLKLEVARRVAGPAATVPYNRTKRPPTSPLTLHALGFVADNVKKRVLGQTTSQMGLWYRNDTDMRAFIDELLEDACSREIFDSNTIRDLQRDHLDGRADHIKPISALTTLELWIQKHLDAIRTSAGQRVPVR, from the coding sequence ATGCCTGGCGTAACTGGTGGTACTGTCAGCAGTCGATCTCTCGGTGAGATGTTCGACGCGATGGATTACGAGGAGTGGTACGAGACTGCCGAACTTTCGGCTGGCGACTGCCGAATCGGATTCGTCCATCATGGCGAGCGAGATTCGAACGGTTGGACGACGTGGCGTGATGGAAAACGAGTCGGCGTGCTCCACGGTGTTATCTCGAACCGCGCGGAGCTGGGGCTTTCGACCGCCAAAATTTTTGAGCGTGTTCTCTCCAATCCCGACCACACGCTTCCGGAACTGAGCGGTCCGTTCTTGCTCGTTGTTGCCGACGAGACGTCTACTATCATCGCCACTGACAAAATCGGAACGCGGCCGTGTTACTATTCGACCGTTCACGGGTTTCTTTTCGGAAGCGAACTCAAATCGCTGGTCACGCAACTGCAAGACCCACGAGTGGACGAACGAGCGGTGAGCGATATGTTGCATATGGGGTATGTGTTCGGTCGCAAGACGCTCGTCTCCGACATTCGCTCGCTTCGACCAGCTTCGTATCTGCGTCACGAGGCGAGTAACGTGGAAATGTCTCGATACTGGACTCCCGATTTCGGTGTCGCCCCGCAGCAGGAATACGTCGAAGAAGCGGTTCGCCGGTATCGGCGGGTCGTCAGCAACGTCGCGGATACCATCGACGGTCGGGCAGGTGTATGGCTTTCCGGCGGTCTCGATAGCAGGACGCTCGCCGCCGCGCTGAGGGACGAAATCGGTTCAGTTCAGACGTTCACCTACGATAACTCCGCAACACAAGAGGATCGAATCGGCGCGGAACGGGTCGCCCAGTCGCTCGAACTGCCGAACCAGTTTCACGACTACTCCTCCACCGAGTTCGTGGAGGCCATCGAACGTGGCGTGGACATCATGGACGGGATGCTGCAGTGGTCGTTTTTCGTCAATCTCGCTCCTTCGCTGAACAGCGTTTCCGGGCAGGTGGACGTGCTGTTCGAGGGAAGCAGCCAAGGCGAATTCTTCGGCGATGTGATGTACCGGTCGTATCTCACCGGCAAACAGCCTGTGGATGCGCTCACCTCCCTGAAAAGCCAGTTATCCCCCGCTGACGTACAGAACCTCCTCTCCGTGGACGTTTCCCCGGAACAATCGCTGGGCCGCGTGGTCGAACGAAGCGCGCAACCTCGGCGTGAGCACAGAACGCTCGATGCACTCTGGGAAATATTCGCGGATTCACATTTCCGTTCGAATCGGCTCTATCGGAGCCAGGCTGGTACTCGCGTACCGTTTGCGGATGGAGAGTTCATGAACCACGTCGCTCAAATGCCCTACGACCGATACCGAATCGGATCGATTCCCGGCACACGCGGCAAAGTTCCGTCCGCCGTTGCACCCCTCAAACTCGAAGTCGCTCGACGAGTCGCAGGACCTGCTGCTACCGTCCCGTACAATCGAACGAAACGGCCACCGACGTCGCCCCTCACTCTGCATGCATTGGGGTTCGTCGCGGACAACGTCAAGAAACGTGTTCTCGGACAAACGACCTCGCAAATGGGTCTCTGGTATCGAAACGATACTGATATGCGGGCTTTCATCGACGAATTGCTCGAGGATGCCTGCAGTCGTGAGATCTTCGATTCGAACACGATTCGTGACCTCCAGCGTGATCATTTGGATGGCCGCGCTGATCACATAAAACCGATTTCGGCGTTGACGACACTCGAGCTGTGGATTCAAAAGCATCTCGACGCGATTCGTACTTCGGCAGGTCAGCGCGTTCCGGTGCGATAA